The Pseudomonas solani genome segment CTTGTTCGCGGTGGAGGTGCCGTTGATCACGAAGAAGGTGTGGTCGGCGCCGAAGTTGCGCGCGGCGCGGGCCTCGGCTTCGGCCAGGGGGCCGGTGTGGTCCAGCAGCGAGCCCAGCTCGGGCACCGAGACGGAGAGGTCCGAACGCAGGGTGTTTTCGCCGAAGAACTGGTGGAAGGCCTGCCCCACCGGGCTCTTGCGGTAGGCGACGCCACCGCCGTGGCCGGGCGTGTGCCAGGAGTAGTTGGATTGCGCGGTGTGTTCCACCAGGGCGCGGAAGAACGGCGGCAGCAGGCCTTCGAGGTAGTTGCGCGCGGCGCGGGCGACCTGGCGGGCGAGGAAGGGCACGGTGTCTTCGAAGAGGTAGAGCAGGCCGCGCAGCTGGTTGAGGTCGGCCATGGCTTCGGCCGGGGCGTTCTCGATGGTCACCTGTTCGCCCAGGGCGAAGATCGGCAGTTGCGGCGCGCGTACCCGGGCCACGCGGATCAGCTCGACCACGTCCTGCAGCAGGCGCTGGTTCTCGCCCGCCCCTTCGGCGGCGACGAGGATGCAGGCCAGGCCGTGGTGGGTGGAGGCGACGATGCGGCCTTCGGCGGAACTGGCGGTGGAGAGGATGACGAAACCGTCCTGCTCCAGTTCGCGGGCGATGCCGCGCACGCGATCACCGGCGACCGTATCGGCCTTGATGTCGCGGTGGACGATGAGGATGGGGAACTTCAGGTCTTTGTACATGCAGGCTTCCCGAGGGCGGCGGGGTCGGTCCCGCCTGTGCCCTCAGGGTAGAAGCTCACCGGAGTCGACGGAACCCCGGTTGCCCCAGCCTGTACGAAAAGGTCGCGCCTCTGGAATTCGGCCGACTCAGGCTTCCGGCGTGGCCGGTTGCTCCATCTGCACCCAGAGCGCCGGGGCGCCGGCGGACTTCTCGATCACGCCCATGCGCACCTTGTGGGCTGCGATCTCCTCCTCGGTTGCGAGGAGCACGCGGCCCGGTGCACGGCCGCTGATGCGACGGATGGGGCTGGCCACTGGGCGGCCACCGCCATCGTCGGCACCCTCGCCCGCCAGGGACAGGTTGGTCTGGCCACCGGTCATCGCCAGGTAGACGTCGGCGAGGATCTCGGCGTCGAGCAGTGCGCCGTGGAGGTCGCGGCCGGAGTTGTCGACGTCGTAGCGCTTGCACAGGGCGTCCAGGCTGTTGCGCTGGCCCGGGTGGCGCTCGCGAGCCATCATCAGGGTGTCGAGCACGCCGCAGTGTTCGGCGATGTCGGAGCGATCGCTCTGGCCCAGCAGGGCGAACTCGTTGTTGATGAAGCCGATGTCGAACGCCGCGTTGTGGATGATCAGCTCGGCGCCCTTGATGAATTCGAAGAATTCGTCGGCGATGTCCTTGAAGCGCGGCTTGCCCACCAGGAATTCGTTGGTGATGCCGTGGACCGCGATGGCGCCCTCGTCCACTTCACGATCGGGCTGCAGGTAATAGTGGAAGTGACGCCCCGTGAGGCGGCGGCCATCCAGCTCGACGCAGCCGATCTCGATGATGCGGTGAGCATCGGTCACCGGCATGCCGGTGGTTTCGGTATCCAGTACTACATAACGCATGTTCGGGCCCGTGAATGAGTGGCTCTATATATAGAAGGAAGAACGCCGCAGGCGGCATTCTAGCGGGCGTTCAGCTCACTGACACCCCGGTTGGCCAACTGGTCGGCGCGCTCGTTGCCCGGGTGGCCGGTGTGGCCGCGGACCCACTGCCATTCCACTTCGTGGCGGTTCACCTGCTCGTCGAGCATCTGCCACAGGTCGGCGTTCTTCACCGGCTGCTTGGCGGCGGTCTTCCAGCCGCGCTTCTTCCAGTTGGGCATCCATTCGCGGATGCCGCGCATCACGTACTCGGAGTCGGTCACCAGGCGCACCTTGCACGACCGCTTGAGCTCGGCCAGGCCACTGATGGCGGCCATCAGCTCCATGCGGTTGTTGGTGGTATCGCGCTCGCCACCCCAGAGCTCGCGCTCGACGCCCTTGTAGACGAGCAATACGCCCCAGCCACCGGGACCGGGGTTACCCTTGCAGGCGCCGTCGGTGTACATCTCGACTTGATCGGTCACTTAAGCCTCGTGTTTCGAATCGCGCCGGCTGACCTTGGCCACCGGCATCGGCACCAGCTTGCCCATGGGCTCGCGTCGGGCCGGACGCAGCGGGCGCAGGCCGACCACCAGCTTGCGCGCCACCAATAGATAGAAGCCGGCACCGAACCATTGCCCGGCACCGCCCCACCGCTCCAGCCGTGCCAGGCGCGTTTGCCAGGCTGCCGAAGCGAGCGGCGGACGATAGCACCCGAAGCGGCGTTTCTCCAGCGCGAAGCCCAGCAGGTTGAGCCAGTCGGCAACCCGCGTCGGCGAGATGCAGCGGGCCTTGCCCAGGGCATCACCGGCAAAGTAATGACGCAGGCCCCAGGGGCTCCAGGGGTTGACCCCGACGATCAGCAGGTGCCCGCCGGGCCGCACGCTGCGCGCGGCTTCACGCAACAGGCCATGGGGCGACAGGCAGAAATCCAGCCCGTGCTGCAGCACCACCACATCGGCGGCGTGCTCGCTGAGCGGCCAGGCATTTTCCTCGCAGACGATCTCGACGCCGGACAGCGGCGCACCCAGGTGCACGCTGCGCTGGATCTGCTTCGCGCCCGGTGGCAGCTCGGCGCGCGGGCCGTAGTGCACCAGGTAGCCACCGAAGTAGCGCGCCAGTTCGTCCTCCAGCAGGCGCTGTTCCTCGAACAGCATCAGGCCACCGAGCGGCCCTTCGAACCAGGCGCGGGCATCATCGATCAGCTCGATCCAGGCAGGATCGGCCTGGGCGAAGGCTTGCTCGGTCATGGAAATCTCCTGCATGGGAGCCCTAAGATGCTCCTTTGCGTACTGATTGGCGACCGGATCATGATACAGATCGACCCCTTGCGTGCCTTCTCCGACAACTACATCTGGCTGTTGCAGGATGCGACCGAACGCCGCTGCGCCGTGGTCGACCCGGGCGATGCGACGCCGGTGCTGGCCTGGCTCGACGCCCACCCCGGCTGGACCCTGTCGGACATCCTCATCACCCACCACCACGCCGACCACGTCGGCGGCGTCGAGCGCATCAAGGCCGCCACCGGCGCCCGGGTGCTCGGCCCGGCCAACGAGCGCATCCCCGGCCGCGACCTGGCCCTGGATGAAGGCGACGAAGTGCAGGTGCTGGGCCTGTCGTTCCGCGTCATCCATGTGCCCGGCCACACCCTGGGCCACATCGCCTTCTTCCACGCCGACGCCAGCCGCCCCCTGCTGTTCAGCGGCGACACGCTGTTCGCCGCCGGCTGCGGGCGCATGTTCGAAGGCAACCCGGTGGACATGCAGGCCGCCCTCGCCCGACTCGCCGCGCTGCCCGTGGAAACCCTGGTCTACTGCGCCCACGAATACACCCTGAGCAACCTGCGCTTCGCCCGCGCCGTGGAGCCCGACAACACCGACATCGCCCAGCGCTTCGAGGCCGTCACCCGGCTGCGCGAGCAGGACGGCATCAGCCTGCCTTCGACCATCGGCCTGGAACGCCTGACCAACCCCTTCCTACGGGTGAATGAAACATTCGTAAAAGAAATAGCCGACAAGCGGGCCGGCAGCCATAACCCCGCACCCGCACAGGTTTTTGCCGTCCTCCGGGCATGGAAAGACGGTTTCTGAAACCCCTGCCAGGTCACAGTTGGGCTGGTGAAAACTTGACCACTCCCGGGTCGGTTCCTAGAATCGCCCGACCTTTTTGCCCGGAAAAGCACCCTGACCAATGCCGTCCAAGTCGTACCAAACCCTTGATCTAGACGCATTGGTTCGAGCCTCCCGGGTGCTCGTGCTGATGTGTGCCGCTGCGCTGGCAGGCTGCCAGAGCGCCGTTCACAAGCCCGAGGACGCGGGCCAGGACACCGACCTTGCCGTCGGCATGCAACAACAGACCCAATGGCTGGAAGAAGTACCGGCCGAAGCGCGCGAACCCCAAGACATCTGGGAGCGCATGCGCAAGGGCTTCGCCCTGCAGGACGAGATCGGCGTCAATCCGCGCATCGAGCAGCAGCGCCTGTGGTTCGTCAGCAACCCCTCCTTCGTCGAGAACGCCAGCCAGCGCGGCAGCCTCTATATCCACTACATCGTCGAGCGTCTCGAAGAGCGCAAGATGCCGCTGGAACTGGCCCTGCTGCCGGTGATCGAGAGCGCCTACAACCCCTTCGCCTATTCCCGCGCCGATGCCGTGGGCCTGTGGCAGTTCATCCCGTCCACCGGCCGCCACTTCAACCTGCGCCAGACCAGCTGGTACGACGGCCGCCGTGACATCACCGCCTCCACCAACGCGGCCATGGATTACCTCGGCCGCCTGCACGAGATGTTCAACGGCGACTGGCTGCTGGCCCTGGCCGCCTACAACGCCGGTGAAGGCACGGTGAGCCGCGCCATCGAGCGCAACCAGAAGCTGGGCCTGCCCACCGACTACTGGAACCTGCCGCTGCCCCAGGAAACCCGCGACTACGTGCCCAAGCTGCTGGCCCTGTCCCAGGTGGTGGGCGCGCCCGAAGCCTACGGTGTGAACCTCAGCCCCATCGCCAACGAGCCCTACTTCGAAGTGGTCGAGTTGAAGCAGCGCATGGACCTCTCCCGCGTGGCCGCCATGGCCCAGGTGGACGAGGACGAGCTGTACCAGCTCAACCCCGCCTTCAAGAAACGCATCACCGTGGACGGCCCGCAGCAACTGCTGGTGCCCACCGAGAAGGCCGAGCTGTTGGCCGCCAACCTGTCGCTGATGAAGCCCCAGGACCTGGTGGAATGGCAGGAGTACAAGGTGCGCAACGGCGACAGCCTGCACGGCATCGCCAACCGTTACCACGTGACGGTGAACACCCTGAAGGAGATCAACGGGCTTTCCGGCAACCACCTGCGCGTGGGCCAGGCCCTGAGCATCCCCGTGGAGCCGGGCGTGAAGCCGAGCCAGCCGCTGTTCCAGAACCTGGCCCGTGCCGAGGAGCGCCCGAGCGCAACGGCCCGTACCTACAAGGTTAAGAGCGGCGACAACCTCTGGCAGATCGCCAAGCAGACCAAGGTCGACGTGAGTGATATCAAGCGCTGGAACCGCCTCTCCGGCAATTCGCTGAAGGTCGGCCAGAGCCTGGCCCTGCAGGCCCCCGGCCAGCCGAGCGCGAAAAGCACTGCGCGCATGGTCGCTGCGGTCGACAAGCCCGGCCGCGATGCGGTGACCTACTACAAGGTCAAGGAAGGCGACTCGCTCTATGTGATCGCCAAGCGCTTCAAGGTCGAGATGAAGCACCTGCAGCGCTGGAACCCACGCAGCGGCCACGCCCTCAAGCCGGGCCAGACCCTCACGCTCTACCTGCCCTGACCCTTGCTCAGCGCCTCCAGGCAGCGCCCGGCCAGCTGGGCGAAGCGCTGGAAGGCGACGAACTGCTCATGTTTCAAGGCCCTGCCCGATAGCCGGCAGTCGGCGTAGATCACCCCGATCTCCCGGCTGCCCGCGCGCAACGGCGCGACGAAGAACATGCCCTGGCCGAACCAGCGGCGCATGGGCTGGCTGACCAGTTCGTTGAGGCTGTAGCTCGCCGGAATCCCCATCCACAACGCCTCGCGGCTACGCAGCACGTAGCTGAACAGGTGCGGCTGCTCGGGCAACTCCGCCGGCAGCTCGAACTCGGTGAGCCAGTGCGCACTGCCCTCGCCCACCGCCCGCTTGGCGCGGAAGCGGGTCTGGCGGTCGGCGAGCACGGCGATCATCACCCGCTCCAGCCCCACGCCCTGGTGCAAGCCCTTGCACAGGGTGTCGAGAATCAGCCCGACATCGGCCCTGCTCGACACCATCATCCCCAGGTCCTGCAAGGCTTGCTGCATCAACAGCAGGTCGGGCTGCAGCAGCCGCGCCTTGCGCTGGGCCTGCTGCTGCAACAGCAGTTCGGGGTCGGTGTTGGGGATCAGCGCACAGAGCTTGCTGGCGCCGAAGGTCGCGGCCACCTTCACCGCCTCGTCGGCGCTGGCCAGAACCTGCTGCATGGCCTCCTCGGGGGTGACGCCGATGAAGGTCGCCAACTGTTCCACCAGCTTGCCCATCTGCGCCGAGTCCCAGCCCTCCAGGGCCGCCTCGCTGATGCGCACACCGAGGTTCACGGCCTTCACCGACGGGTCGTTCTGCGCGCCGCCGCCCTGGGCCAGGGCGACGATCTCGCCGAGGTTCCAGCTCTTCACCAGGCCACCGCTGAGCTGGCGGAAGCTGGTGCCCAGCACCTGGCGCACCGCCTCGTCCTCGTCGGCACCCGGCTGTGCCAGGGCACTGGCCAGCTCGTCGGCCTGCTCGCCGCCGCAGCCCCAGAAGGCCAGCTCGCCCAGGTGGTAGAGCAAGGCGGCGATGAACACTTCCTCCTGGTCCCGGGTGAGCACGTAGCCGGCGATGTTGCGTGCCTGCACGGCGGCATGGAAGGAGCGCGCGAGCAGCTCCTGCAGTTGCTCGCGCGGTGCGCGGGTGAGCAGGCCATCGATCAGCGACAGCGAGAGACCGATCAGCCGCACGTTGTCGAAGCCGATCAGCACGATGGCCCGCGAAATGGTGCGGATGGTCTCCTGGGAGGGGTTGTAATAGACGCTATTGCCGACCCGCAGCACCTTGGAGGTGAGCGCGGCGTCGCGCAAGAGCACGTCGGCCAACTGCTGGACCGACGCCTTGTCGTGTTGCGCCAGCTTGTGCAGGTCCTGCACCACCGCGGCGAGAGCGGGCAAATCCGCCTGATTGAGCCTGTCGATCCATGACTGCAAACCATGGCTACGTGAACCCAAGATAGGAACCCCTGCACGTTTTCCCGAAGTGTAGTCAAAATGCTGGCCATCCGGCCTGGGGCCAGCCCTTTTTCCAGTGGATACAAGCTGTTACTGTACCTGTCGAAACGCCCGTCCGACGGCTCCCGCCGAGGGCCCAGAGAAGATGAAGCCGGCGGCTGGCCCGTCCGAGGTTCCCATGCCCTGCCAGGCTCACGACCCCACCCCAGACCACCCTGCCATGGACCGGACACACGCCTGATGCGTCGCCTCCTCCTCCTGCTGATCAGCCTGGCCGCCAGTGGCCCGGTGGCCGCGACCATCAGCGAGAGCCATGGCTATGCCCAGTTCGGCGCACTCAAGTACCCCGAGACCTTCAGCCACTTCGACTGGGTCAACCCCGACGCCCCCAAGGGCGGCACCCTGCGGGTGATGGCCTTCGGCACCTTCGACACCCTCAACCCTTACACCTTCAAGGGCAGCAGCCCGGTCTCCACGCCCAACTTCCTACAATACGGCGTGACCGAGCTGAACGAGCCGCTGATGGCCGGCACCGGGGCCTACGACCCCTCGGGCGACGAGCCGGCGTCCAGCTACGGGCTGATCGCCAGGAGCGTGGAGTACAACGAGGACCGCAGCTGGGTGGTGTTCAACCTGCGCCCGGAAGCACGCTTTCACGACGGTCAGCCGATCACCGCCTACGACGTCGCCTTCTCCTACCGCACCCTGGTGAGCAGCGGCCACCCGCAGTACCGCACCAGCCTGCAGGAAGTGCAGCGGGTCGACATCCTCAACCGCCACCGCATCCGTTTCGTGCTCAAGCGCGCGGGCAACCCGCTGCTGATCCTGCGTCTGGGCGAGATGCCGGTACTGCCGCAACACTATTGGAAGAACCGCGACTT includes the following:
- the dnaQ gene encoding DNA polymerase III subunit epsilon, with the protein product MRYVVLDTETTGMPVTDAHRIIEIGCVELDGRRLTGRHFHYYLQPDREVDEGAIAVHGITNEFLVGKPRFKDIADEFFEFIKGAELIIHNAAFDIGFINNEFALLGQSDRSDIAEHCGVLDTLMMARERHPGQRNSLDALCKRYDVDNSGRDLHGALLDAEILADVYLAMTGGQTNLSLAGEGADDGGGRPVASPIRRISGRAPGRVLLATEEEIAAHKVRMGVIEKSAGAPALWVQMEQPATPEA
- the rnhA gene encoding ribonuclease HI codes for the protein MYTDGACKGNPGPGGWGVLLVYKGVERELWGGERDTTNNRMELMAAISGLAELKRSCKVRLVTDSEYVMRGIREWMPNWKKRGWKTAAKQPVKNADLWQMLDEQVNRHEVEWQWVRGHTGHPGNERADQLANRGVSELNAR
- a CDS encoding methyltransferase domain-containing protein, with the protein product MTEQAFAQADPAWIELIDDARAWFEGPLGGLMLFEEQRLLEDELARYFGGYLVHYGPRAELPPGAKQIQRSVHLGAPLSGVEIVCEENAWPLSEHAADVVVLQHGLDFCLSPHGLLREAARSVRPGGHLLIVGVNPWSPWGLRHYFAGDALGKARCISPTRVADWLNLLGFALEKRRFGCYRPPLASAAWQTRLARLERWGGAGQWFGAGFYLLVARKLVVGLRPLRPARREPMGKLVPMPVAKVSRRDSKHEA
- the gloB gene encoding hydroxyacylglutathione hydrolase, translated to MIQIDPLRAFSDNYIWLLQDATERRCAVVDPGDATPVLAWLDAHPGWTLSDILITHHHADHVGGVERIKAATGARVLGPANERIPGRDLALDEGDEVQVLGLSFRVIHVPGHTLGHIAFFHADASRPLLFSGDTLFAAGCGRMFEGNPVDMQAALARLAALPVETLVYCAHEYTLSNLRFARAVEPDNTDIAQRFEAVTRLREQDGISLPSTIGLERLTNPFLRVNETFVKEIADKRAGSHNPAPAQVFAVLRAWKDGF
- a CDS encoding lytic transglycosylase domain-containing protein, giving the protein MPSKSYQTLDLDALVRASRVLVLMCAAALAGCQSAVHKPEDAGQDTDLAVGMQQQTQWLEEVPAEAREPQDIWERMRKGFALQDEIGVNPRIEQQRLWFVSNPSFVENASQRGSLYIHYIVERLEERKMPLELALLPVIESAYNPFAYSRADAVGLWQFIPSTGRHFNLRQTSWYDGRRDITASTNAAMDYLGRLHEMFNGDWLLALAAYNAGEGTVSRAIERNQKLGLPTDYWNLPLPQETRDYVPKLLALSQVVGAPEAYGVNLSPIANEPYFEVVELKQRMDLSRVAAMAQVDEDELYQLNPAFKKRITVDGPQQLLVPTEKAELLAANLSLMKPQDLVEWQEYKVRNGDSLHGIANRYHVTVNTLKEINGLSGNHLRVGQALSIPVEPGVKPSQPLFQNLARAEERPSATARTYKVKSGDNLWQIAKQTKVDVSDIKRWNRLSGNSLKVGQSLALQAPGQPSAKSTARMVAAVDKPGRDAVTYYKVKEGDSLYVIAKRFKVEMKHLQRWNPRSGHALKPGQTLTLYLP
- a CDS encoding HDOD domain-containing protein; protein product: MGSRSHGLQSWIDRLNQADLPALAAVVQDLHKLAQHDKASVQQLADVLLRDAALTSKVLRVGNSVYYNPSQETIRTISRAIVLIGFDNVRLIGLSLSLIDGLLTRAPREQLQELLARSFHAAVQARNIAGYVLTRDQEEVFIAALLYHLGELAFWGCGGEQADELASALAQPGADEDEAVRQVLGTSFRQLSGGLVKSWNLGEIVALAQGGGAQNDPSVKAVNLGVRISEAALEGWDSAQMGKLVEQLATFIGVTPEEAMQQVLASADEAVKVAATFGASKLCALIPNTDPELLLQQQAQRKARLLQPDLLLMQQALQDLGMMVSSRADVGLILDTLCKGLHQGVGLERVMIAVLADRQTRFRAKRAVGEGSAHWLTEFELPAELPEQPHLFSYVLRSREALWMGIPASYSLNELVSQPMRRWFGQGMFFVAPLRAGSREIGVIYADCRLSGRALKHEQFVAFQRFAQLAGRCLEALSKGQGR